The following proteins are encoded in a genomic region of Vibrio spartinae:
- the yajC gene encoding preprotein translocase subunit YajC: MSLISVAHAAGEGAPQGGGFEMLIMLAVFAVIFYFMIYRPQAKRSKEHKNLMSSMAKGDEVLTSGGLIGKIIKIADDHDFITIELNPNNPVVIKKDFVTAVLPKGTLKSL; encoded by the coding sequence ATGAGTTTAATTTCTGTTGCCCACGCGGCGGGCGAAGGCGCACCACAAGGTGGTGGTTTTGAAATGCTGATCATGCTGGCTGTGTTTGCTGTCATCTTCTATTTCATGATTTATCGACCACAAGCCAAACGTAGCAAAGAACATAAAAATCTGATGTCTTCGATGGCAAAAGGTGATGAAGTATTAACCAGTGGTGGTTTGATTGGCAAAATCATCAAAATTGCTGATGACCATGATTTCATTACGATCGAATTGAACCCGAATAATCCTGTTGTGATTAAAAAGGATTTCGTTACTGCAGTGTTGCCAAAAGGTACGCTTAAATCTCTATAA
- the secD gene encoding protein translocase subunit SecD: MLNRYPLWKYLMVALIIAISALYALPNIYGEDPAVQITGARGASVDMATLDTVTQSLDKAHLSYKSAALENGSVLVRFNSTDTQLSARDTIREALDRNMIVALNLAPLTPHWLESIGATPMKLGLDLRGGVHFLMEVDMDAAMDKLLTQEEDAFRTELREAKIRYRAVHTVDNKRLEVVLRNEEQANEAVNILQPKHRDMTISATENQGRYVLKAVYTETRLQEIRNYAVEQNITILRNRVNELGVAEPLVQRQGASRIVVELPGVQDTARAKEILGATATLEFRQVDTSVDLAAAAAGRVPPGTEVKLDRQGRPVVLKKRVILGGSSITDASSSADEYGRPQVNISLDSEGGSKMAAFSEKNIGKLMATVFAEYKDSGRKTPKGKIILTKHEEVINQATIQSALGRSFRITGIDSSAEAHNLALLLRAGALIAPISIVEERTIGPSMGQQNIDMGIQACLWGMLAVMLFTAFYYRKFGLIANLALMANLVLIVGVMSMIPGATMTLPGIAGIVLTVGMAVDANVLIFERIREELVEGRNPQQAIHQGYANAFSTIADANITTLITAIILFAVGTGAIKGFAVTLSIGILTSMFTAIIGTRCVVNLLYGGKRIKKLSI, from the coding sequence GTGCTGAACCGTTACCCATTATGGAAGTATCTGATGGTGGCATTGATTATTGCCATCTCTGCATTGTATGCACTTCCGAATATTTACGGTGAAGATCCAGCTGTTCAAATAACTGGGGCGCGTGGCGCCTCCGTTGATATGGCAACGCTGGATACTGTCACCCAATCGCTTGACAAAGCGCACCTTTCTTACAAATCAGCCGCTTTAGAAAACGGCTCTGTTCTTGTCCGGTTCAATAGTACCGATACCCAACTGAGTGCTCGGGATACGATTCGGGAAGCGCTTGACCGTAATATGATCGTGGCATTGAACCTTGCACCATTGACACCCCATTGGCTGGAGTCTATCGGTGCGACACCGATGAAGCTGGGGCTTGATTTACGCGGTGGCGTACATTTCCTGATGGAAGTGGATATGGATGCCGCGATGGACAAATTGCTGACTCAGGAAGAAGATGCCTTCCGAACCGAGCTTCGGGAAGCAAAAATTCGTTATCGTGCGGTTCATACGGTTGACAATAAGCGTTTGGAAGTTGTGCTACGTAACGAAGAGCAGGCCAATGAGGCTGTGAACATTCTTCAACCAAAACACCGGGACATGACCATCTCAGCGACAGAAAACCAAGGTCGCTATGTTCTGAAAGCGGTGTATACCGAAACGCGTCTGCAAGAAATCCGTAATTATGCTGTTGAGCAGAACATTACGATTTTAAGAAACCGGGTGAATGAACTGGGTGTCGCAGAGCCATTGGTGCAGCGTCAGGGAGCAAGCCGTATTGTGGTTGAGCTGCCCGGTGTCCAAGATACTGCCCGTGCCAAAGAAATTTTGGGGGCGACGGCAACATTGGAATTCCGTCAAGTTGATACCAGTGTCGATTTGGCAGCGGCTGCCGCCGGACGTGTCCCACCGGGAACAGAGGTCAAGCTTGATCGTCAAGGTCGTCCGGTTGTGCTGAAAAAACGGGTGATTCTGGGTGGTTCCAGTATTACCGATGCAAGCTCTAGTGCTGATGAATATGGCCGACCTCAGGTGAATATCTCTCTCGATAGCGAAGGCGGCAGCAAAATGGCTGCGTTTTCCGAGAAGAATATCGGTAAGTTGATGGCAACTGTTTTTGCGGAGTATAAAGACAGTGGTCGTAAGACACCGAAAGGAAAAATTATCCTGACGAAGCATGAAGAAGTGATTAACCAAGCGACCATTCAGTCGGCTTTGGGACGTAGTTTCCGGATTACGGGGATCGATTCTTCCGCAGAAGCACATAATCTGGCATTGCTGCTTCGTGCCGGTGCTCTGATTGCTCCGATTTCTATTGTTGAAGAGCGGACAATCGGTCCGTCAATGGGACAACAGAATATCGATATGGGGATTCAGGCATGTCTCTGGGGGATGCTCGCAGTCATGCTGTTTACCGCATTTTACTATCGCAAGTTCGGTTTGATTGCGAATTTGGCGCTGATGGCAAACTTAGTCTTGATTGTCGGAGTGATGTCGATGATCCCCGGAGCAACAATGACATTGCCGGGCATTGCAGGGATAGTATTGACTGTCGGTATGGCAGTGGATGCGAACGTGCTGATCTTTGAGCGGATTCGTGAAGAGCTTGTTGAAGGGCGTAATCCGCAACAGGCGATACATCAGGGATATGCCAACGCATTTAGCACCATTGCTGATGCCAATATCACAACGTTAATCACTGCGATTATCTTGTTTGCGGTCGGAACCGGTGCAATCAAAGGATTTGCTGTGACGTTGTCCATTGGTATTCTGACTTCAATGTTTACTGCCATTATTGGAACACGTTGTGTGGTGAACTTGCTTTATGGCGGCAAGCGGATTAAGAAATTGTCGATCTAA
- the secF gene encoding protein translocase subunit SecF, which yields MFQILKAKQAINFMRWSKFAFVLSALLIVASIVTISTKGFNWGLDFTGGTLIEVSFEQPADLQQVRGALEAKGFGDATVQNFGSAKDVMVRLRPRDNVAGEALGNQIISAINTATGQHVEMRRIEFVGPNVGDELTEAGGMAILISLLCILMYVSMRFEWRLSAGAVLALAHDVTITLGVFSLLQIEVDLTIVAALLTVVGYSLNDTIVVFDRIRENFRKMRKGESDEVMNNSITQTLSRTLITSATTLFVVIALFVKGGAMIHGFALALLLGITVGTYSSIYVASALALKLGIKREHLLQPQVEKEGAEFDERP from the coding sequence ATGTTTCAAATTCTAAAAGCAAAGCAAGCGATCAACTTTATGCGTTGGTCGAAGTTTGCCTTCGTCCTTTCCGCGTTACTGATTGTGGCGTCTATCGTGACAATCTCGACGAAGGGATTTAACTGGGGGCTCGATTTTACCGGTGGTACGCTGATTGAAGTGAGTTTTGAGCAACCGGCTGATCTTCAACAGGTCAGGGGCGCGCTTGAAGCGAAAGGTTTTGGTGATGCGACGGTACAAAACTTTGGTTCTGCCAAAGATGTGATGGTTCGCCTCCGTCCGCGTGATAATGTTGCCGGTGAAGCTTTAGGCAACCAGATCATTAGCGCAATCAATACTGCGACAGGGCAGCATGTTGAAATGCGTCGTATCGAGTTTGTCGGTCCCAATGTGGGTGATGAACTGACTGAAGCGGGTGGGATGGCAATCCTGATATCGCTTCTCTGTATCCTGATGTATGTATCGATGCGTTTTGAATGGCGTTTATCTGCCGGGGCGGTTTTAGCTTTGGCGCATGACGTGACCATTACTCTCGGTGTGTTTTCGCTCTTACAGATCGAAGTCGATCTGACGATCGTTGCGGCATTGCTGACGGTGGTGGGCTACTCACTGAACGATACAATCGTTGTCTTTGACCGGATTCGTGAGAATTTCCGTAAAATGCGGAAAGGAGAATCTGATGAAGTGATGAATAATTCAATTACACAGACGCTGAGCCGGACTTTAATTACCTCCGCTACGACGTTATTTGTGGTGATTGCTTTGTTTGTTAAAGGTGGGGCGATGATTCACGGGTTTGCACTGGCACTGTTACTTGGTATCACTGTCGGGACATACTCTTCAATCTACGTTGCTTCTGCGCTGGCCTTAAAACTAGGGATTAAACGTGAGCACTTACTTCAACCGCAAGTTGAGAAGGAAGGTGCGGAGTTTGATGAACGCCCTTAG
- the suhB gene encoding inositol-1-monophosphatase, translated as MHPMLNIAIRAARKAGNHIAKSLENTDKIQSTQKGTNDFVTNVDQEAESIIIDVIKNSYPEHVIIAEENGLIEGKDQDVQWIIDPLDGTTNFLRGIPHFSVSIAVSIKGRTEVACVYDPMLNELFTAQRGSGAQLNSSRVRVNALKDLQGTVLATGFPFKQKQHAESYLKIVSALFTECADFRRTGSAALDLCYVAANRVDGFFELGLKPWDMAAGDLIAREAGVIVTDFAGGTNYMKSGNVVASSAKGVKAILKHIREQGNDAILK; from the coding sequence ATGCATCCAATGCTTAATATCGCTATTCGTGCCGCACGAAAAGCTGGCAACCATATTGCTAAATCACTAGAAAACACTGACAAAATTCAGTCTACTCAAAAAGGTACGAACGATTTCGTAACGAATGTAGACCAAGAAGCAGAGTCTATTATTATCGACGTGATCAAAAACTCTTATCCAGAACATGTCATCATTGCTGAAGAAAATGGCCTGATTGAAGGAAAAGATCAAGACGTACAATGGATCATCGACCCACTGGATGGCACAACCAACTTCCTCAGAGGAATACCTCACTTTTCTGTATCTATCGCAGTCAGTATCAAAGGCAGAACAGAAGTCGCCTGTGTTTATGACCCAATGTTGAATGAACTGTTTACCGCACAACGTGGTTCAGGCGCACAGTTGAACAGTTCCCGAGTTCGCGTCAATGCGCTCAAAGATTTACAGGGTACTGTGCTGGCAACCGGTTTTCCTTTTAAACAGAAACAGCACGCTGAATCTTACCTAAAAATTGTCTCTGCTCTCTTCACTGAATGTGCAGACTTCCGCAGAACCGGCTCTGCCGCATTGGATTTATGCTACGTTGCCGCGAATCGTGTCGATGGTTTCTTTGAACTGGGATTGAAACCATGGGATATGGCAGCAGGCGATCTTATCGCTCGTGAAGCCGGGGTTATCGTGACAGATTTCGCAGGCGGCACAAATTACATGAAGTCAGGCAATGTCGTGGCATCAAGCGCCAAAGGAGTCAAAGCAATCCTGAAGCATATCCGTGAACAGGGTAATGATGCGATTCTAAAATAG